The Estrella lausannensis genomic interval CTCTACTATCTCCTGAGCATTACAGCTGTTGCCAACTTGTTTTGGACGATGATCAACCTTCTGCCGACACAGCCGCTCGACGGCGGGAAGCTCTTGGCAATTCCTTTGGAAGCTTTTTTTGGCCTAAAAGGTTTAAGGATCAGCTTCTTTTTCAGCCTGATTTTTTCCGTAGCCGCCGGCCTTTTCTTCTTTTCGATCAACGCCTTTCTGGCGGGAGTCATTTTCTTTATTTTGGCTTTTGAGAATTTTATCTCGTACAGAAATACCAGCTCGATGAGCGACTCCGATCAGAATCAGGAGCTTTGGGAGGAGTTAAAGGCAGCGCAAGACCTTGTGAACCGAGGGGAAGTCGATCAGGCCCATGTGCGGTTTGAAGATGTGGCCAAGAGGGCGGGCGCCGGCGTCATCTTCGTGGCGGCAACAGAGGCGATAGCCTCGATCTTACGCTATAAGGGCAAGCTCGACGAATCCTATTCTATGTTTCAGAAAGTGAAGGAACATCTCTCGCTTGAGCATCTCAAAATCCTTCAGGAGGTGGCTTTTAAGACAGGGCATTACGAGGAAGCTTTGGACGCGGGCAGTAGGATCTATCGCGATACTCCCGATCCGAACGTCGCTCTTTTCAATGCCAGAAGCCATGCTAAGCTGGGAGATATTTTGCCCGCCTGTGGCTGGCTTAAGTCTGCCCTCTTGGAAGGGGAGCCCGGAATGGAAAAGGCGATAAGCGAGTCGGTATTTGATTCGATCCGCAGAAGCCCAGAATTTCAGGAGATTACCCGGTTGATTGAGAAAGCGTCCAAAGACGAAAGATAGCCTTGGAAAAGTTCCACAATGAACTCAAAGCTTGAGTTTTTGGCTTTGAGTTCATTGTGGAGTGCATTGAGCGGCGCTGTTACCTCTCGCGGATGGAGACAAAACGCATCGATTCCCCTTGCCTGATGAGAAAGAGAAGCGGTTTGCCCGATTCGGTTTCCGCAACGATCCGATCGAACTCCTCAGGAGTTTCTACCTTCTTCTGGTTCACGGAAAGAATCAGTGCACCCTCTCTTATTCCTGCTATGTAAGCCAAAGATTCCGAATCCACTTTTTTGACCATCACACCAGCGCTCTCGATTTTAAGTTTTTCCTTGATTTCGTCGTTCAAAGCTGCCACTTCGATTCCGATCTTTGATACGTGGACAGCGGGCTTTTGACCCACTTTTGCCAAAGTTCCCAAAGTCACCGGAACATCCATTTTTTTGCCCTCTCGCATGATCTCAAGGGTGACTTTGTCGCCCGGTTTCATCATCGCCACCGCGTTTCTTAGCTGGCCGATTCCAGCGATCTTTTTTTTGTTGATACCGAGAATAATGTCTCCTTGCCTAATTCCTGCGGAGAAGGCCGCCCCGTTTCTTTGTACCTCTGCGATGAGGGCTCCATCTGCCTTTTCAAGTCCGAAAGCGTTGGCAAGGTCCTTGTCAAGTGGTTGCAGGGCGACTCCAAGAAATCCACGTGACACCTCTCCGCTCTTTTCTATCTCGCTGACGACATAGTGGGCAATGTTGCTCGGAATGGCAAATCCTATTCCCATATACCCTCCGGATGCCAAATTACTGACAATCGCTGTATTGATCCCTACGACTTCTCCTGACATGTTCAGGAGCGGGCCGCCGGAGTTGCCCCTGTTGATTGCAGCATCGGTCTGGATGAAGTCTTCGATACGCGCCAAATCCAGGTTACTACGTCCTTTTGCGCTCACAACACCGACAGTGAGGGAGGCTTGAAGTCCAAGAGGGTTGCCGATAGCGATGACCCATTGGCCTACGCGAAGCTCGTCGCTGTTACCCATTTCGAGGTAGGGAAGGTTCTCGGCGTCGATTTTGATGATGGCAAGATCTGTATTGGGGTCTTGTCCGACAAGCTTTGCATTGAGCTCCCTTCCGTCATTTAAGGTGACTGTAATCGCTTTTGCGCCTGTGACTACATGGTTATTGGTTAGGATCAGCCCCTCTTTGGAAATGAGAAACCCCGAAGCTTGCGCTGTGCTCTCTTGGGGTTCTTTGGGCAGAAGCCTCCTCCCTCCAAACAATTTGCTGAAGAGCTCATCTTGATATAAGTCTGAAAACGGGTCTGTATCCTCTGCTAGAGCTCTTCCCTTTGATCCGCCGGTAGACTTAACCTGTATGGAAACCACGGCTGGAATTGCTTTTTCCGCGACAAAGGTGAAGTCCCGATAGGACTCTGAACGCTCTGCTGCCGGTGTCCCGTGCACTAAGGTAAGCGAGGTTATAAACATCAATAGCATTGAACGTAGTGTCATCGTTTGTTTTCCTCCGCCTGGATTAGTTGTGTGAGCTGTTGCCAAGATGGCTCAACGTTTTGGCTATGATCAAAGCCCCCATCTTGAAGCGGTCGAGGCCGAAGTGTTCGTTGGGTGCATGGATAGCGTCACTTGGCATGCCCAGACCCATTAAGACAAACTCTTTGGAGATGGTGCTTTTCATTTTGGCGACAATCGGAATGGAGGCGCCTTCCATGATGTAACGACATGGTTTTTTAAAAACCTCCTCATACCCCTTTTTGACGGCCTGGACTATGGGTGAGTTGGAATCTGCCCTGACGGGCTCTCCAACGCCTTTATGGATGTCGACATGAATCTCGATTCCTTCCGGGCAGTTTGAGAGCAGGAAATTACGGACCGAGGAAGCAATTTTGTGGGGATCTTGGTTGGGTACGAGGCGGCATGACACTTTAGCGACTGCCTCGGCGGGGATCACTGTCTTAAATCCACTGCCCGCATAACCACCGTGGATCCCATTCACTTCCAGAGTGGGACGCAGGGAGCCTCTCTCCAGCATGCTTAAACCTCTCTCGCCACCGGTAGGCAGACAGCCGACGGTTGCAAGATATTCCTGCTCTGCCAGACCGGAAAAGATCTCTTTCGTGATCGAAGCAGAAGGGGGCACGACGTCATCGTAGAAGCCGGGAACTAAAATCTTACCGTCTTTGCCCCGCAAGGCAGAGAGCGCCTGAATAAGGGCGTGGTTGGGATTGAACGCCAGCCCGCCATGCATTCCTGAGTGGAGATCACCCTTGGAACCCCTGAAGTGGACATCCATGGAGAGGATTCCCCTTAGGCTTAACGCAATTGCCGGGTGTTCCATATCGGGTATGCCGCAATCGGCAACGATGAAATAGTCACTCTTGAAAAGATCTTTTTTTTCATCAAGGAGCTTGGGTAGGCTTGGGCTGCCTGTCTCCTCCTCTCCCTCGATCAGAAATTTGATGTTGACTGGCAGCGGACCGCTCAGCTTAAGGGCGCGCATTGCCTGGATGCAGTAGAATATTTGCCCTTTGTTGTCTTGGGCCCCGCGTGCATACATTGTTTTACCCACTATCGTCGGCTGAAATGGAGGGTTTTTCCAAAGTTCAAGCGGATCGGTGGGCTGGACATCGTAGTGTCCATAGATGAGCACGGTCGGTTTGCTGGGTCCGGCCTCTTTGTTTTCGGCAAAAACCGCCGGATGCCCTTCTGTTTTTAAGATAGAAGTGGTGAAGCCGATTTTATTCAGGTAATCGGAGAGCCAATCGGCGGTTTTCAGCATGTCGCTTTCTTTTTCCTTTTCGGAACTGATGCTTTCGAACCTTAAGAAAGTCTCCCAGTCTTTAATGGCGCTCTCTTCGATGGTTCTGTAAGACTCTTCAAGATTGGCTGTTTGGTGCATAGGGTACATTCCTTTATGGGAAAAAATCAGATCCAGAGGGCGGCGGTGAGCAAAAAAAGAAAAAGCGCGTAGGCCGCCAGGCAGATCCTGACCTTGCGTTGATGTTTGTCTATAAGAGCCGCATTATCGTTGACCTTGGCTAAAAAGTCCATCCTTTGGCGGATGCTGTAGTGGTGCCACGATGGCTTGTCATGAGTGCCTCCCGACAAGATTCCAATTGTATCAAGAGCCTCGATGAGAGCCCTGCTGTCACCGGCAGCTTCCAAGCTGAAAAGGTCAGCTTCCCTCTCGAACATCCGCAAGTAAAAGCCGAACAGAAAGCGAAAATAGAGGCTAAGGCTGAAGAGCAGAAGGACAAAAATCAAAAGATCTGCCGATTCTTCGGTATGGAGGCGAAGCCAGGGGTCGACTTTAAGTAAAATCAAATAGGCGATCAGGGGCATGCCGAGTAAAACAAAGGGGATTTTATAGAGGTGTCCTCTTTTGGCGTGTCCGATCTCGTGCGCCAGCACCGCCATGACCTGGGAAGAGGGAAGCTCTCTTAAAAGCCTTCGGGTGAAGAGGATGTAGCGAAATTTTGGTAAAATTCCCAAGATGGCGGCTGTCAGGGAATGATCCATGACAGTCCATGTGCCGAGCGCGCGGTAGCGAAACTTGGCGTGAAGGCATATCGATTCCATTTGTCTGACAAGCTGAGGGTCCTCAATCGGCTCCATGCGCCAGAGGGCGACGACCACGATGGGGAAAAACAGCACGAACAGGATCAGCGCCGCCAAGAGGATCAGGCTAGACCAAAGAGGAGGCAGTTCGGGGAGGAATGTGATCAAAAGCAGTAGGAAAAAATAGGGGAATACAAACGGGATAATCGTTCTTATCTCGCGAGTGCTGAACTCTGTTGCTGATGTCACGAGAGACTCGGGATAGAGAGTTCTTGGATAGTAGGTCGCATAGTGAAATATGAAAAGCGCCGTCAAATAGAGCGTCATAAAAATCACAGAGAGGGCGAGGGGGACTAATTCGGGAGAAATATGCGCCTGGAGAGAGTTTTCGGCACCCATCTCGAGACTGATGCAAAGCGACAGCAGGAGAGCGATCTGGTAGAAGTGGGAAAAGAGAGGTCTCATCTTTTTTTTGCTCTTAAGCAGAAGTAAAATGAGGAGAACTCCAGCGGGAATAAGGGGAAATACCAGTAGAGCGCCGATCAAGTTAGAGGGTGCATTAGAGAGCAAAGGCTCTCCCAGTCCCGCAGGCCACAGCGTCAGCAGAGTTAGTGCCAAGAAGAGGTAAAATAGCGAAGAGAACATAGTTGCCCGATAGTGATTTATACCGAAATTGTCTCAAAATTTGGCATCGGGATTTTGAGAAAGCCTCCGGATTGCAAGTCGCCTCATTTTAGAAATATGAGGCGACTTGCACTCTTTCAATCTTGGAGAGCTTTCTCTTTGCCAAAAACCAAATTTTGAGACACTTTAGGTATAAAATATTGTTGCTTAATCAAGGACAGATATATATGCAAGAATCCTCTTTGTGGCTCCCCCCCCCCCCCCCCGAGACCTCCACTGCGATTTGCTGACTTACCTCGCCAAAACCCCTGCAAGAACCCCGGAAGACCGAGCGGCTCGCTGCTCGATCCCGCAGCTCAAAAAAGGAAAGGTGGGGTTTCAGGTTATGGCGGTTTTTACCGAGGATTCAAAGCAAGCCTATCATGAAGCTAGAGCTCAGGCAAGAGCCTTCCGCTCTCTGATGAGCACCCATCAGAAAGAGATAGCATTGTTTCCCTTTCACGAGGAAGGTCATCTGGAGGGAGGAGGAAAAATCTCTGCCGTCGCGGCACTGGAGAACGCGGCGCCACTCCTCAGAGAGGGGGAGGGTAGGGAAAATTTAGAGGAAAATTTAGACTCTTTGGAAAAGGAGCTCGGCCCTCTTTTCTACATCAGCCTGACCTGGAATGGAGAAAACCGTTTCGGGGGAGGTGCTTTTGCCGAAGGAATAGGACTTAAAGAAGACGGCCAAGAGCTTTTGCGCTTGATGAGTCAGAGAGGCATTGCCGCTGACATCAGCCACGCCTCTGACGCCCTAGCCAGCGATATCTTCTCATTCATCGAGAAAGAGAAGTTAACGCTTCCTGTCATCGCTTCCCACTCCAATACCCGGTTAGTCCACAACCAGGCGCGCAACCTCCCTGATGAGTTAATCAAAGAGGTGATCCGGGGTAAGGGGCTTATCGGCCTTAATTTTGTCAGGCATTTCATCGATGATAACCGGTTTGAAAAAATCAGGGAGCATGCCCTCCATATTCTGAATTTGGGAGGAGAAGAGGCTCTTTCGTTCGGGGCGGACTTT includes:
- a CDS encoding M50 family metallopeptidase gives rise to the protein MIPIRISPYFFIIAAVIGWLSTQDFALTLIWIGVIFFSVLFHEFGHAAAGLSFGQKVEIQLTGFGGVTYRSGKALSRMKEFLIVLAGPFFGTVLAFSAYMLLGLVDEKEQPSLYYLLSITAVANLFWTMINLLPTQPLDGGKLLAIPLEAFFGLKGLRISFFFSLIFSVAAGLFFFSINAFLAGVIFFILAFENFISYRNTSSMSDSDQNQELWEELKAAQDLVNRGEVDQAHVRFEDVAKRAGAGVIFVAATEAIASILRYKGKLDESYSMFQKVKEHLSLEHLKILQEVAFKTGHYEEALDAGSRIYRDTPDPNVALFNARSHAKLGDILPACGWLKSALLEGEPGMEKAISESVFDSIRRSPEFQEITRLIEKASKDER
- a CDS encoding Do family serine endopeptidase codes for the protein MTLRSMLLMFITSLTLVHGTPAAERSESYRDFTFVAEKAIPAVVSIQVKSTGGSKGRALAEDTDPFSDLYQDELFSKLFGGRRLLPKEPQESTAQASGFLISKEGLILTNNHVVTGAKAITVTLNDGRELNAKLVGQDPNTDLAIIKIDAENLPYLEMGNSDELRVGQWVIAIGNPLGLQASLTVGVVSAKGRSNLDLARIEDFIQTDAAINRGNSGGPLLNMSGEVVGINTAIVSNLASGGYMGIGFAIPSNIAHYVVSEIEKSGEVSRGFLGVALQPLDKDLANAFGLEKADGALIAEVQRNGAAFSAGIRQGDIILGINKKKIAGIGQLRNAVAMMKPGDKVTLEIMREGKKMDVPVTLGTLAKVGQKPAVHVSKIGIEVAALNDEIKEKLKIESAGVMVKKVDSESLAYIAGIREGALILSVNQKKVETPEEFDRIVAETESGKPLLFLIRQGESMRFVSIRER
- a CDS encoding dipeptidase — translated: MHQTANLEESYRTIEESAIKDWETFLRFESISSEKEKESDMLKTADWLSDYLNKIGFTTSILKTEGHPAVFAENKEAGPSKPTVLIYGHYDVQPTDPLELWKNPPFQPTIVGKTMYARGAQDNKGQIFYCIQAMRALKLSGPLPVNIKFLIEGEEETGSPSLPKLLDEKKDLFKSDYFIVADCGIPDMEHPAIALSLRGILSMDVHFRGSKGDLHSGMHGGLAFNPNHALIQALSALRGKDGKILVPGFYDDVVPPSASITKEIFSGLAEQEYLATVGCLPTGGERGLSMLERGSLRPTLEVNGIHGGYAGSGFKTVIPAEAVAKVSCRLVPNQDPHKIASSVRNFLLSNCPEGIEIHVDIHKGVGEPVRADSNSPIVQAVKKGYEEVFKKPCRYIMEGASIPIVAKMKSTISKEFVLMGLGMPSDAIHAPNEHFGLDRFKMGALIIAKTLSHLGNSSHN
- a CDS encoding M48 family metallopeptidase, which codes for MFSSLFYLFLALTLLTLWPAGLGEPLLSNAPSNLIGALLVFPLIPAGVLLILLLLKSKKKMRPLFSHFYQIALLLSLCISLEMGAENSLQAHISPELVPLALSVIFMTLYLTALFIFHYATYYPRTLYPESLVTSATEFSTREIRTIIPFVFPYFFLLLLITFLPELPPLWSSLILLAALILFVLFFPIVVVALWRMEPIEDPQLVRQMESICLHAKFRYRALGTWTVMDHSLTAAILGILPKFRYILFTRRLLRELPSSQVMAVLAHEIGHAKRGHLYKIPFVLLGMPLIAYLILLKVDPWLRLHTEESADLLIFVLLLFSLSLYFRFLFGFYLRMFEREADLFSLEAAGDSRALIEALDTIGILSGGTHDKPSWHHYSIRQRMDFLAKVNDNAALIDKHQRKVRICLAAYALFLFLLTAALWI
- a CDS encoding dipeptidase translates to MAPPPPPRDLHCDLLTYLAKTPARTPEDRAARCSIPQLKKGKVGFQVMAVFTEDSKQAYHEARAQARAFRSLMSTHQKEIALFPFHEEGHLEGGGKISAVAALENAAPLLREGEGRENLEENLDSLEKELGPLFYISLTWNGENRFGGGAFAEGIGLKEDGQELLRLMSQRGIAADISHASDALASDIFSFIEKEKLTLPVIASHSNTRLVHNQARNLPDELIKEVIRGKGLIGLNFVRHFIDDNRFEKIREHALHILNLGGEEALSFGADFFAAEDLPPERYRLHASWYFDDFDTAESMPGALEAITEGFSADLKKRIAHSNVQAFITRHMHGKR